One genomic region from Gammaproteobacteria bacterium encodes:
- a CDS encoding DJ-1/PfpI family protein, translated as MSKVQKVAILLFDHVEVLDFSGPFEVFSVTGRKNGSKPFNVYTVAEQSPVQARNALGIIPHYIFTDAPAPDILVIPGGGGYQSDGTAFGSRKEMHNPVLLNWIKEVYPECQNILSVCTGALLLAKAGLSKNLNATTHHMAFDSLRAADPSVTVLEDQRIVDNGKIIFSGGISAGIDASFHLVSRLLGETVALNTAKYMEYHWKPQT; from the coding sequence ATGTCTAAAGTCCAAAAAGTCGCTATATTGCTTTTTGACCATGTTGAAGTTCTCGACTTCAGCGGTCCATTTGAAGTATTTTCAGTAACCGGCAGGAAGAATGGTAGTAAGCCGTTTAATGTTTATACCGTGGCCGAACAAAGCCCGGTTCAGGCACGTAATGCTCTTGGCATCATTCCACATTACATTTTTACTGACGCACCAGCACCAGATATTCTCGTGATTCCGGGTGGCGGTGGCTACCAGTCCGATGGCACAGCATTCGGTTCGCGTAAAGAAATGCATAATCCGGTTTTGCTAAACTGGATAAAAGAAGTTTACCCGGAGTGTCAAAATATTTTATCCGTATGCACGGGCGCTTTGCTTTTGGCAAAAGCCGGATTAAGCAAAAACCTCAATGCTACAACCCATCACATGGCATTTGATTCCTTGCGGGCCGCTGATCCCAGTGTGACGGTACTGGAAGATCAAAGAATCGTAGATAATGGAAAAATAATTTTTTCTGGTGGGATATCTGCCGGCATAGACGCCTCGTTTCATCTGGTCAGTCGTCTACTCGGTGAAACGGTTGCACTTAATACAGCAAAATACATGGAATACCACTGGAAACCACAAACATGA
- a CDS encoding N(G),N(G)-dimethylarginine dimethylaminohydrolase, with protein sequence MFTKAIVRTPARSMIDGITSASLGKPNHSLALEQHAQYIIALESCGLDVIILPALEDFPDSCFVEDVALLSDDCAILTRPGAYSRRDEGKHILATLEEFYPEVEKISSPGTVDAGDIMMVNDHFYIGLSERTNQFGARQMQSILGKHGLTASTVNLKNVLHLKTGVAYLENNNLLACGEFLQKPEFQDFNIIEVPESESYAANSIWINDTVIMPAGFPETRKLIVGAGYEVLELDASEFQKLDGGLSCLSLRF encoded by the coding sequence ATGTTCACCAAGGCCATTGTGCGCACCCCTGCCCGCTCCATGATTGACGGGATCACCTCTGCGAGTCTGGGCAAACCCAACCATAGTTTGGCACTTGAACAACACGCTCAGTATATTATTGCTCTTGAGTCATGTGGTTTAGACGTAATCATCCTTCCCGCATTGGAAGATTTTCCCGACTCGTGTTTTGTGGAAGATGTTGCCCTGCTCTCTGATGACTGCGCCATCCTGACCCGCCCCGGGGCATACAGCCGGCGTGACGAAGGCAAACACATCCTGGCCACCCTCGAGGAATTTTACCCCGAAGTGGAAAAGATCAGCTCGCCTGGCACTGTAGATGCCGGAGACATCATGATGGTGAACGATCATTTCTACATTGGTTTGTCGGAGCGCACAAATCAGTTTGGCGCGAGACAAATGCAATCAATCCTTGGCAAGCATGGCCTGACGGCATCAACCGTAAATTTGAAAAATGTCTTGCATTTGAAAACCGGTGTAGCCTACCTGGAAAATAATAATTTACTGGCCTGTGGTGAGTTTTTGCAGAAACCCGAATTTCAGGATTTCAATATTATAGAAGTTCCGGAATCTGAAAGTTATGCCGCTAACAGCATCTGGATAAATGACACTGTAATTATGCCAGCAGGTTTTCCGGAAACTCGTAAACTTATTGTTGGCGCAGGATATGAAGTGCTTGAATTGGATGCGTCAGAGTTTCAGAAACTCGACGGTGGATTGAGTTGTCTATCGCTCAGATTTTAA
- a CDS encoding glycerol acyltransferase, whose protein sequence is MIKNTIKYLVKTYLRLGFFFYYKKIRIIGLERIPKHKPVFLLPNHQNALLDPLLIASHLPGFAHYLTRANVFKNPWIAKLLKFFGLVPIYRLRDGYASLGKNREVFDFCIQEFSKNGTLLAFPEANHNIQRRVRNLSKGFTRIVFQELETRPDTQLELLPIGLNYKQADQWPDRVSIYFGDPIPVQKYRAENPKEMTEHLRRNVQTALKRLTTDIPVKNYPEIEKQLRASGTDFQDPVLLNQWIASEVPVIEVKTPRLKAGLSAILKALLKVNLWLPYLIWKYYIRPRIQEKEFISTFRYSVAITLVPVYLLLIATILSIITGPGIALQYLLAVLLLALLSVKI, encoded by the coding sequence ATGATAAAAAATACAATAAAATATTTGGTTAAAACCTATTTGCGACTGGGGTTTTTTTTCTATTATAAAAAAATCCGAATTATCGGACTTGAACGCATACCAAAGCACAAGCCGGTTTTTCTATTGCCGAATCATCAAAATGCCTTGCTGGACCCTTTGTTAATTGCTTCTCACTTGCCTGGCTTTGCACACTATCTGACTCGCGCAAATGTATTTAAAAATCCGTGGATTGCCAAATTATTGAAATTCTTTGGTCTGGTTCCAATTTATCGTTTACGTGATGGCTATGCAAGCTTGGGGAAAAATCGGGAAGTTTTTGATTTTTGTATCCAGGAGTTCTCCAAAAATGGAACTCTATTGGCGTTTCCAGAGGCGAATCATAATATCCAACGCCGTGTACGTAACCTCAGTAAGGGTTTTACCCGTATCGTGTTTCAGGAATTGGAAACTCGCCCGGATACACAACTGGAATTGCTGCCAATCGGTCTGAATTATAAGCAGGCGGATCAATGGCCGGATAGGGTCTCTATCTATTTCGGGGATCCGATCCCGGTACAAAAATATCGAGCAGAAAACCCTAAAGAGATGACCGAACATTTGCGACGCAATGTCCAGACAGCCTTAAAGCGCCTGACCACGGATATTCCTGTCAAGAATTATCCGGAAATAGAAAAGCAGTTAAGGGCAAGTGGTACAGATTTTCAGGACCCGGTACTTTTGAATCAATGGATTGCTTCAGAGGTTCCCGTAATCGAGGTAAAGACGCCCCGCCTCAAGGCCGGACTAAGTGCAATTCTAAAAGCTTTACTCAAGGTAAATTTATGGCTGCCATACCTGATCTGGAAATATTATATTCGTCCAAGAATTCAGGAAAAGGAATTTATTTCAACTTTCCGCTATAGCGTGGCAATCACCTTAGTGCCCGTTTACCTGTTATTGATTGCAACAATACTGAGTATTATCACTGGCCCCGGTATTGCGTTACAGTATTTGTTGGCTGTTTTGCTGCTGGCTTTATTGAGCGTTAAAATCTGA